The Borreliella valaisiana VS116 genome has a segment encoding these proteins:
- a CDS encoding plasmid partition family protein, whose protein sequence is MNTDIFVRIPMGDKEVYGFVKQDTKRAYYILR, encoded by the coding sequence ATAAATACTGATATTTTTGTTAGAATTCCTATGGGGGATAAAGAAGTATATGGGTTTGTAAAACAAGATACAAAAAGGGCTTATTATATTTTAAGATAA
- a CDS encoding chromosome replication/partitioning protein: MGKKQNKKEMILNDRFEDFIDKSQNLNSQDENLIIYNDLKDQLRLNLKDDIDNKIQRMKILYEIKQKELYKYDGFKSFEQFIKSFIIAKTQAYTYLKVYEKVLEGVVSIDKIKEVGFNSIYHAIQKQGLLEINQEDMNKNNKENAPIRILVKDNELYDFCKKDTKRVYFILEEIFKNKKDILSEIIIKYDFLKKKKNK, from the coding sequence ATGGGGAAAAAACAAAATAAAAAAGAGATGATTTTAAATGACAGATTTGAAGATTTTATTGATAAAAGTCAAAATTTAAATAGTCAAGATGAAAATTTAATAATTTACAATGATCTAAAAGATCAATTAAGGCTTAATTTGAAAGATGATATTGACAATAAAATTCAAAGAATGAAAATTTTATATGAAATTAAGCAAAAAGAACTTTATAAATACGATGGTTTTAAAAGTTTTGAACAATTTATAAAATCTTTTATAATTGCAAAAACCCAGGCTTATACATATTTAAAAGTTTATGAAAAGGTTTTGGAAGGCGTTGTTTCTATTGATAAAATTAAGGAAGTGGGTTTTAATAGCATATATCATGCTATACAAAAACAAGGATTATTAGAAATAAATCAAGAAGATATGAATAAAAACAACAAAGAAAATGCCCCAATTAGAATTTTAGTAAAAGATAATGAATTATATGATTTTTGTAAAAAAGATACTAAAAGGGTCTATTTTATTTTAGAGGAGATTTTTAAAAATAAAAAAGATATTTTATCAGAGATCATAATTAAATATGATTTTTTAAAAAAGAAAAAGAATAAATAA